The Streptomyces sp. NBC_00224 genome has a window encoding:
- a CDS encoding GGDEF domain-containing protein: protein MVSNPSRPAGLVRIAALVTAAAIPAASWSIHTVIWRRRLAAAQRDALTRTLRRDGWSARAQHLIDRHGDQMLVLVCDVDHLKSLNDTHGHTVGDAVLAATAARLAAWTGGHGTVGRLGGDEFAAAVRVGAGQRDARLHQLTHALRTPVTADGVRVAVSVSVGAAAPGALGTRDLSSLLRAADAAMYSGKHTGTAVQAWPRHAARSTPVSASS from the coding sequence ATGGTGTCCAACCCGAGTCGTCCGGCCGGCCTCGTCCGCATCGCAGCCCTGGTCACCGCGGCCGCGATCCCGGCCGCAAGCTGGAGCATCCACACGGTCATCTGGCGCCGCCGGCTCGCCGCGGCGCAGCGCGACGCGCTCACCAGAACCCTGCGCCGCGACGGCTGGAGCGCCCGGGCGCAGCACCTCATCGACCGTCACGGCGACCAGATGCTGGTGCTCGTCTGCGACGTCGACCACTTGAAATCGCTCAACGACACCCACGGACACACGGTCGGCGACGCGGTACTGGCCGCCACCGCCGCGCGCCTGGCGGCGTGGACGGGCGGCCACGGAACGGTGGGAAGGCTCGGCGGGGACGAGTTCGCCGCCGCCGTACGGGTCGGAGCCGGCCAGCGCGATGCACGGCTGCACCAGCTCACCCACGCCTTGCGTACACCCGTCACGGCAGACGGGGTCAGGGTCGCCGTCTCGGTATCCGTCGGCGCGGCCGCGCCCGGAGCGCTCGGCACCCGGGACCTGTCGTCGCTGCTGCGGGCCGCCGATGCCGCGATGTACTCCGGCAAGCACACGGGCACCGCCGTCCAGGCCTGGCCCCGCCATGCCGCCCGGTCCACACCGGTGTCGGCCTCTTCCTGA
- a CDS encoding PucR family transcriptional regulator: protein MHALTDPLPGPAPLPHAQALLDAIPALVDQIVALLQEQQARVSGHLLDQPPKERRRAVERALAMALGALAQPGAGPAGRPLPAGGPPAGRQTASAPGPGGNDPARARQLLFDVLADERPVPAAELEALGKNAGWASLPHYIQPVALAPAQLSVRSLPHNALWGSTGVHEPCCLIPDPSPAAQTALRDSLGQHTASVGPVVPLAEAGAALRWARSLLYLSQERHGHQAGVIYVEEHLTTLLLMQDELLSQALAARYLQPLDELPRRRRERLVSTLLAWLQEGSASQAAQVLDVHPQTVRYRMRQVEELFGSTLHEPHRRFELELALRCRSLINSVRQERSRTWRRSARATVPGRRAPAPVSPRINGR, encoded by the coding sequence GTGCACGCCCTCACCGACCCCCTACCGGGTCCCGCCCCACTCCCCCACGCACAGGCGTTACTCGACGCGATCCCCGCACTCGTGGACCAGATCGTCGCCCTGCTCCAGGAGCAGCAGGCCCGCGTGTCCGGCCACCTTCTCGACCAGCCGCCCAAAGAACGGCGGCGTGCGGTCGAGCGTGCGCTCGCCATGGCCCTGGGCGCCCTCGCCCAGCCGGGTGCGGGCCCGGCGGGCCGGCCGTTACCGGCGGGCGGCCCCCCGGCCGGCCGCCAGACGGCGTCCGCGCCCGGCCCCGGCGGCAACGACCCCGCGCGCGCCCGGCAGCTCCTGTTCGACGTACTGGCCGACGAACGCCCCGTGCCCGCCGCCGAGTTGGAGGCACTGGGCAAGAACGCGGGGTGGGCGTCGCTGCCGCACTACATCCAGCCCGTCGCACTGGCTCCGGCCCAGCTCAGCGTGCGCTCGCTGCCCCACAACGCCCTGTGGGGGTCAACGGGTGTGCACGAGCCGTGCTGCCTGATCCCCGACCCGTCACCCGCGGCGCAGACGGCTCTGCGCGACTCGCTCGGCCAGCACACCGCCTCCGTCGGGCCGGTCGTGCCCCTGGCCGAGGCCGGGGCCGCCCTCAGGTGGGCGCGCAGCCTCCTCTACCTGTCCCAGGAACGCCACGGCCACCAGGCCGGAGTGATCTACGTCGAGGAACACCTCACCACCCTCCTGCTGATGCAGGACGAGCTGCTGTCGCAGGCGCTCGCCGCGCGGTATCTGCAACCGCTCGACGAACTGCCCCGCCGGCGGCGCGAACGGCTGGTCTCCACCCTGCTCGCCTGGCTCCAGGAAGGCAGCGCCAGCCAAGCCGCCCAAGTGCTGGACGTGCACCCGCAGACCGTCCGCTACCGCATGCGGCAGGTCGAGGAGCTCTTCGGCAGCACGCTGCACGAGCCGCACCGCCGCTTCGAGCTCGAACTGGCCCTGCGCTGCCGCAGCCTCATCAACAGCGTCCGCCAGGAGCGCTCCCGTACCTGGCGGCGCTCCGCGCGCGCCACCGTGCCCGGCCGCAGGGCCCCCGCCCCCGTGTCCCCGCGCATCAACGGACGCTGA
- a CDS encoding RNA polymerase sigma factor — protein MSRRHAAPADGSPDPQEPSHCDEELIRRLRDGFAKGVFDSAAAAALYRRHRPVALARARQLSADAHQAEDLLSESILRTLHALRSGAGPTTAWRPYLLTVIRHMAAEWSAESRRTLPTTDFSWLEHRAPDLTAGAADPQQHVLDEESRRILVRSVRQLPQQWRTMLWQSTVEGIPHHVLARRFGMTSNGVAALAARARKGLRETYLQAHLALVADAWCIPFQALLGAPTPPVRKYRFISRHLAACSHCARVYDEAPELSAALRALLRPASAPASRVAAPPAPAAGSGTDPVGAQPLLKASA, from the coding sequence TTGTCCCGCCGACACGCCGCACCCGCAGACGGCAGCCCAGACCCCCAAGAGCCCTCGCACTGCGACGAGGAGCTGATCCGGAGGCTCAGGGACGGCTTCGCGAAGGGCGTGTTCGACAGTGCCGCGGCCGCCGCCCTCTACCGGCGTCACCGGCCCGTGGCACTCGCGCGGGCCCGGCAGCTGAGCGCGGACGCGCACCAGGCGGAGGATCTGCTGTCAGAGTCCATCCTGCGTACCCTGCACGCACTGCGTTCCGGCGCGGGTCCGACCACCGCGTGGCGCCCCTATCTGCTGACCGTCATCCGCCACATGGCCGCGGAGTGGAGCGCCGAGAGTCGGCGGACGCTGCCGACGACCGACTTCTCGTGGCTGGAGCACCGCGCGCCGGACCTCACGGCGGGCGCGGCCGACCCCCAGCAGCATGTCCTGGACGAGGAGAGCCGCCGGATCCTGGTGCGCAGTGTGCGGCAACTGCCCCAGCAGTGGCGCACGATGCTGTGGCAGAGCACGGTGGAGGGCATCCCCCACCATGTCCTGGCCCGCCGCTTCGGCATGACGTCCAACGGCGTCGCCGCGCTGGCCGCCCGGGCCCGCAAGGGGCTGCGGGAGACATACCTGCAGGCGCACCTCGCTCTGGTCGCCGACGCGTGGTGCATCCCCTTCCAGGCGTTACTGGGCGCGCCGACCCCGCCGGTGCGCAAGTACCGCTTCATCTCGCGCCACCTGGCGGCCTGCTCGCACTGTGCCCGCGTCTACGACGAAGCCCCGGAGCTGAGCGCCGCGTTGCGCGCGCTGCTGCGGCCGGCGTCCGCCCCCGCCTCACGGGTGGCGGCGCCCCCGGCCCCGGCGGCGGGCAGCGGCACTGATCCAGTCGGGGCCCAACCGCTGCTCAAGGCGAGCGCGTAG
- a CDS encoding WhiB family transcriptional regulator, with product MRGIRCSVPFGAETAHSKKGCYGVLDFVPADPRVPFPDAVDVTACSEHPAWFSDRRQGEAPEELERAKETCRTCPVARQCLLWALANPALTTVGVWAGTTPKERALLRARLEQRLGPDWISAAARRRGRGRRHP from the coding sequence ATGCGCGGAATCCGGTGCTCAGTGCCGTTCGGGGCTGAGACCGCGCATTCGAAGAAGGGGTGTTATGGCGTGTTGGATTTCGTCCCCGCCGATCCTCGTGTGCCGTTTCCCGATGCCGTCGACGTCACCGCGTGCAGCGAACACCCCGCATGGTTCAGCGACCGGCGCCAGGGCGAGGCTCCCGAAGAACTCGAACGCGCCAAGGAGACCTGCCGTACCTGTCCCGTCGCACGGCAATGCCTGCTGTGGGCCCTGGCCAACCCGGCTCTGACGACGGTGGGCGTGTGGGCGGGCACCACACCGAAGGAGCGGGCCTTGCTACGCGCTCGCCTTGAGCAGCGGTTGGGCCCCGACTGGATCAGTGCCGCTGCCCGCCGCCGGGGCCGGGGGCGCCGCCACCCGTGA